Within Bdellovibrio bacteriovorus HD100, the genomic segment CGTTTGACTCTGAATCCGGTGGCACACATGGATTTGATCGGGACGTTGATTCTTCCGATCGCGGCCATTGTATTTTCTTCGCCGATCTTTTTTGGTTGGGCGAAACCGGTGCCGGTGAATTCCCGCAACCTTAAAAACCCTCGTGTGGATATGTTCTGGATCGCTTTGGCGGGTCCACTTTCGAACATCCTGCTGGCGTTTGTGGGCGCTTTTGCGATTGCTCTGGTGGCCAAGTACTACTCTTTCGGCATGTATGCCAAAGGGGCGGTGGCGATTCTTCAGACCTTTATTGTTACCAACATGTTCCTGGCTGTTTTCAATCTTTTGCCGATGCATCCGCTGGATGGTGGCAAGGTGCTGGCGCGCTTCCTGCCTGCCAGCTTGAATTATAAGCTTGAACAGAATGAACACATCACCAGCATGGTTTTGATGGTGCTGGTGTTGACGGGGATGTTGCGCTTCCTGGCTGAGCCGGTGATCTGGAGTTCTCAGCACCTGATCAATCTTGCATTGAATGGGGTGGGGGTTTAAGGCTTTGCTGCGGCGCAAACGCGTCGGGTGGGGCCTTTAAAGAGTTGTTGAATAATCCAAAGCCGCTTGATTCAATCTTCGGCGTTTGGACGGGGACTGCGAAGTGCGTTCCGGTTTTAGTGAAAGGGTAGAGGGGACCATCTTTCATGAGTATTACAGTACAGTTGCCTAAATTCGAAGGACCTCTTGGACTTCTTCTTTACCTTATCCGTAAAGAGGAAATGGACATCATGGATATCAAAGTCCATGAGATCACCAAACAATACCTTGAATATATCAAATTGATGAAAGAACTGGATCTGGAAGTTGCCGGAGAGTTCGTGGCCATGGCTGCGACTCTGATCCAGATCAAATCCCGCATGCTTTTGCCTCAGTACGACGAAAACGGCGAAGCTATCGAAGTTGAAGATCCGCGCAAAGAGCTGGTTCAGAAACTTCTTGAATACCAAAAGTACCAGGAAGCAGCGAAGCTTCTTTACGATCGCCCGCTGGTGGGTCGTGATGTGTGGTTGCGTGGAACCCGTGAAAAGCTGGATGAAAAAGAAGAGGAAATTGTTCTTGAGGACAACGCCCTGTTCTCTTTGATCGCCAGCTACCGTCGTATTTCCCGTGCAGTTAAAAAGAAAATTCACCAGGTGGCGGCGAAAGCCCAGTCCATCTCCAGCCGTATCCTTGAAATGAAGGAT encodes:
- a CDS encoding site-2 protease family protein encodes the protein MDMMEIGAKIGVYFIPFLFALCFHEFAHGWVARLRGDNTAEQMGRLTLNPVAHMDLIGTLILPIAAIVFSSPIFFGWAKPVPVNSRNLKNPRVDMFWIALAGPLSNILLAFVGAFAIALVAKYYSFGMYAKGAVAILQTFIVTNMFLAVFNLLPMHPLDGGKVLARFLPASLNYKLEQNEHITSMVLMVLVLTGMLRFLAEPVIWSSQHLINLALNGVGV
- a CDS encoding segregation and condensation protein A, yielding MSITVQLPKFEGPLGLLLYLIRKEEMDIMDIKVHEITKQYLEYIKLMKELDLEVAGEFVAMAATLIQIKSRMLLPQYDENGEAIEVEDPRKELVQKLLEYQKYQEAAKLLYDRPLVGRDVWLRGTREKLDEKEEEIVLEDNALFSLIASYRRISRAVKKKIHQVAAKAQSISSRILEMKDRLIVGQRTTMMEMVTATEDRARQALITFLSLLELGKMGFVGLYQTEAYSDIWVDTKKPIETDVLSRVEEYDSMRADEVAAKMMEETKKIDADEDLLAENEETEEENNQLQMDLGAGLTDDIAFVDTNVDDIATDDEILAAESELFKDDVTEV